From a region of the Bradyrhizobium sp. KBS0727 genome:
- a CDS encoding 4-vinyl reductase codes for MGKPQVDIQVDDATGRWSVDALPMILVPQHFYLNNHYAVEAALGAEKLEAVLRPAGHRSAYFWCEKEAAHHGMSGIEVFHHYMRRITQRGWGQFEVLDVAPEAGTAHVLLGNSAMVDEAHRNSGRKLCYMFASWLEGSLEYVAASAGRKQTLTAREVYCQAEGTHDHCLFEVTPV; via the coding sequence ATGGGCAAGCCGCAGGTCGATATCCAGGTCGACGACGCAACCGGCCGCTGGTCGGTCGATGCGCTGCCGATGATCCTGGTGCCGCAACACTTCTATCTCAACAACCACTATGCCGTCGAAGCGGCTTTGGGCGCGGAAAAGCTGGAAGCGGTGCTGCGGCCGGCCGGACATCGCTCGGCCTATTTCTGGTGCGAAAAGGAGGCCGCGCATCACGGCATGAGCGGTATCGAGGTGTTTCACCACTACATGCGGCGTATCACGCAGCGCGGCTGGGGCCAGTTCGAGGTGCTCGATGTCGCGCCGGAGGCCGGCACCGCGCATGTGCTGCTGGGCAACTCCGCCATGGTCGACGAGGCCCATCGCAACAGTGGCCGCAAGCTTTGCTACATGTTCGCGTCGTGGCTCGAAGGCTCGCTGGAATATGTCGCCGCGAGCGCCGGCCGGAAGCAGACCCTGACGGCCCGTGAAGTCTATTGCCAGGCCGAAGGCACCCACGACCACTGCCTGTTCGAGGTCACGCCGGTCTAG
- a CDS encoding sarcosine oxidase subunit beta family protein: MQNYSAFSLFKQALGGHAGWQRQWRSPEPKAEYDVIIVGAGGHGLATAHYLAKEHGITNVAVLEKGWLGGGNTGRNTTIIRSNYLFDESAALYEHALKLWEGLSQDLNYNVMYSPRGVLMLAHNIYDVQSFKRHVHANRLNGIDNEWLSAEECKEFCPPLNIGAMRYPILGGALQRRGGTARHDAVAWGYARAADARGVDIIENCEVTGIRRGVNGAVEGVETSRGFIRAKKVGVSAAGHTSVVLGMAGVRLPLESYPLQALVSEPVKPAFPCVVMSNTIHAYISQSDKGEMVIGAGTDAYTSYSQRGALHIASHTLDAICELVPMFRRLRMLRNWGGIVDVTPDRSPIIAKTLVPGLYVNCGWGTGGFKATPGSGNVFAWTIARDEPHRINAPFTIERFRDGILIDEAAAAAVAH, encoded by the coding sequence ATGCAAAACTATTCCGCGTTTTCATTGTTCAAACAGGCGCTTGGCGGTCATGCCGGGTGGCAGCGGCAGTGGCGTTCGCCGGAGCCCAAGGCAGAATACGACGTCATCATCGTCGGCGCAGGCGGCCATGGCCTCGCGACCGCGCATTATCTCGCCAAGGAACACGGCATCACCAATGTCGCGGTGCTCGAGAAGGGCTGGCTCGGCGGCGGCAACACCGGCCGCAACACCACGATCATCCGCTCCAACTACCTGTTCGACGAAAGCGCCGCGCTTTACGAACATGCGCTGAAGCTGTGGGAAGGCCTGTCGCAAGATCTCAACTACAACGTCATGTATTCGCCGCGCGGCGTGCTGATGCTGGCGCACAACATCTACGACGTGCAGAGCTTCAAGCGTCACGTTCACGCTAATCGCCTTAACGGCATCGACAATGAATGGCTGAGCGCGGAGGAGTGCAAGGAGTTCTGCCCGCCGCTGAACATCGGCGCGATGCGCTATCCGATTCTCGGCGGCGCCCTGCAGCGGCGCGGCGGTACCGCGCGCCACGACGCGGTGGCCTGGGGCTATGCCCGCGCCGCCGACGCCCGCGGTGTCGACATCATCGAGAATTGCGAGGTCACTGGGATTCGCCGCGGCGTCAACGGCGCGGTCGAAGGCGTCGAGACCTCCCGCGGTTTCATTCGTGCCAAAAAGGTTGGCGTTTCAGCCGCGGGCCATACCAGCGTTGTGCTCGGTATGGCCGGCGTTCGCCTGCCGCTGGAGAGCTATCCACTGCAGGCGCTGGTGTCCGAGCCGGTCAAGCCGGCGTTCCCCTGCGTGGTGATGTCCAACACCATCCATGCTTACATCTCGCAGTCGGACAAGGGCGAGATGGTGATCGGCGCCGGCACCGACGCCTACACCTCCTATTCGCAGCGCGGTGCGCTGCATATCGCCAGCCACACGCTGGATGCGATCTGCGAGCTGGTGCCGATGTTCCGTCGGCTGCGCATGCTGCGCAACTGGGGCGGCATCGTCGACGTGACGCCGGATCGTTCGCCGATCATCGCCAAGACGCTGGTCCCCGGGCTCTACGTGAATTGCGGCTGGGGTACCGGCGGATTCAAGGCGACACCGGGCTCCGGCAACGTGTTCGCCTGGACCATCGCCAGGGACGAGCCGCACCGGATCAATGCGCCCTTCACCATCGAACGTTTCCGCGACGGCATCCTCATCGACGAGGCCGCCGCCGCCGCCGTCGCCCATTAA
- a CDS encoding sarcosine oxidase subunit delta, with protein MLLITCPHCGPRAELEFSYGGEAHIARPVDPSGLDDEAWATFLYMRSNPKGIHAERWRHLHGCGRFFNVLRDTISDTIATTYPAGQPRPELSSDGKETAR; from the coding sequence ATGCTTCTCATCACCTGTCCTCATTGCGGTCCGCGCGCCGAGCTGGAATTCAGCTATGGCGGCGAGGCGCATATCGCGCGCCCCGTCGATCCCTCCGGCCTCGACGACGAGGCCTGGGCGACCTTCCTGTACATGCGCTCCAATCCGAAGGGCATTCACGCTGAGCGCTGGCGGCATCTGCACGGCTGCGGCCGCTTCTTCAACGTGCTGCGCGACACCATCAGCGACACCATCGCGACCACCTATCCCGCCGGGCAGCCACGCCCCGAGCTATCGTCCGATGGCAAGGAGACCGCGCGATGA
- a CDS encoding sarcosine oxidase subunit alpha produces MSGHFRIPSGGRVARDQPVRFSFDGRSYQGFAGDTLASALLANGVHLVGRSFKYHRPRGIVTAGSDEPNALVGVGADDAHYTPNLRATQVEIYEGLVAESQNRWPSLGFDVGAVNEMFAPFLTAGFYYKTFMWPPAAWKKIYEPLIRRAAGLGRAPEKQDADRYTQIYAHCDVLIVGAGPAGLAAALAAAATGAKVFVCDEQAEMGGSLLADTSATINGLLAGDWIARALADLAARPNVTLMPRTTAFGWYPHNFLGLCERVTDHVAKADPKLPRERLWQVRAREVVLATGALERPLVFPDNDRPGIMMAEAARIYANRFGVKPGNKAVVFTACDSAYRAALDLKAAGVAIAAIADLRATPSGPWIDRARDAGIDVRTATVVTGTSGRLRVGSVSLGKQDVYGRGGRSETIACDLLLMSGGFTPSVHLFSQSRGKLVYDEALQAYLPGTSVERERSVGACRGVYDLDAVLNDGASGGISAAQAAGFDGAASRSITAEADSVGTNGFIGVTPHGGHPSKTRAWIDFQNDVTEKDVRLAIREGFRSIEHVKRYTTTGMATDQGKTSNMNALGLVSETLKIPVPQVGLTTFRPPYTPTTFGIFAGQSRGDLFDPLRKTPIHDWAVAQGAVFEDVSLWKRAHYFPQPGEDMHAAVARECKATRQAVGIFDATTLGKIEVVGRDAAELMNRIYTNAWTKLEPGRLRYGVMLREDGFVMDDGVVGRMAPDRFHITTTTGGAPRVLAMMEDYIQTEWPDLDVWLTSTTEEWAVIAVQGPLARKVLEPLVEGIEMSREAMPHMSVREGKICGVPTRLFRVSFTGELGFEVNVPAGYGRAVWEAIFAAGQPYGITPYGTETMHVLRAEKGFIIVGQETDGTVTPDDVGLGWAIGKAKKDFVGKRSLARPAMAAIDRKQLVGLLTVDPNTVLEEGAQIVADPNQPIPMTMLGHVTSSYWSATLDRSIALALVRGGRSHIGERLSVPMPDGPVTVELVEPIFYDPKGARLDA; encoded by the coding sequence ATGAGCGGCCATTTCCGCATTCCGTCCGGAGGCCGCGTCGCGCGCGACCAACCCGTGCGCTTCAGCTTCGATGGCAGGAGCTACCAGGGTTTTGCCGGCGACACGCTGGCTTCGGCGCTGCTGGCCAATGGCGTGCATCTGGTCGGACGCTCGTTCAAATATCATCGCCCGCGCGGCATCGTCACCGCCGGTTCCGATGAGCCCAATGCCTTGGTTGGCGTCGGTGCCGACGATGCGCATTACACGCCGAACCTGCGGGCGACACAGGTCGAGATTTACGAAGGACTGGTGGCGGAAAGCCAGAACCGCTGGCCATCGCTGGGATTCGACGTCGGCGCCGTGAACGAAATGTTTGCGCCGTTCCTGACCGCGGGGTTTTACTACAAGACCTTCATGTGGCCGCCGGCTGCATGGAAGAAGATCTATGAACCGCTGATCCGCCGTGCCGCGGGCCTAGGGCGCGCGCCGGAAAAGCAGGACGCCGACCGCTACACCCAGATCTATGCGCATTGCGACGTGCTGATCGTCGGGGCAGGTCCCGCGGGTCTCGCAGCCGCGCTGGCAGCCGCCGCAACCGGCGCAAAGGTTTTCGTCTGCGACGAGCAGGCCGAGATGGGTGGCTCATTGCTTGCGGACACAAGCGCGACCATCAACGGCCTTCTGGCCGGCGACTGGATTGCCAGGGCGCTGGCCGATCTCGCTGCGCGCCCCAACGTCACGTTGATGCCGCGCACCACCGCGTTCGGCTGGTATCCGCACAATTTCCTCGGGCTCTGCGAACGCGTCACCGATCACGTGGCCAAGGCCGATCCGAAATTGCCGCGCGAGCGGCTGTGGCAGGTGCGCGCCAGGGAAGTTGTTCTGGCGACCGGCGCGCTCGAGCGGCCGCTGGTGTTTCCGGATAACGACCGGCCCGGCATCATGATGGCCGAAGCCGCGCGCATCTATGCCAACCGCTTCGGCGTCAAGCCGGGCAACAAGGCTGTCGTGTTCACGGCCTGCGACAGCGCCTATCGCGCTGCGCTCGACCTGAAGGCTGCCGGTGTTGCCATCGCGGCCATCGCCGATCTGCGCGCGACACCGAGCGGCCCGTGGATCGACCGCGCCCGCGACGCCGGGATCGATGTCCGCACCGCGACCGTCGTGACCGGGACGAGCGGACGTTTGCGTGTCGGTTCCGTCAGCCTTGGCAAGCAGGATGTGTATGGGCGGGGCGGTCGCTCCGAAACCATCGCCTGCGATCTGCTGTTGATGTCCGGCGGATTCACGCCGAGCGTCCATCTGTTTTCGCAATCGCGCGGCAAGCTGGTTTATGACGAAGCATTGCAGGCCTATCTGCCGGGCACGTCGGTCGAACGCGAGCGATCGGTCGGCGCCTGCCGCGGCGTCTATGATCTCGATGCCGTCCTGAACGATGGCGCGTCCGGTGGAATCAGCGCTGCGCAGGCGGCCGGCTTTGACGGTGCCGCCAGCCGCAGCATCACGGCCGAAGCTGATAGCGTCGGCACGAACGGCTTCATCGGCGTGACGCCGCATGGCGGTCATCCGTCGAAGACCCGCGCCTGGATCGATTTCCAGAACGACGTCACCGAGAAGGACGTCAGGCTCGCGATCCGCGAGGGGTTTCGCTCGATCGAGCACGTCAAGCGCTACACCACGACAGGCATGGCGACCGACCAGGGCAAAACCTCGAACATGAACGCACTCGGCCTGGTGTCGGAGACGCTGAAAATTCCGGTGCCCCAGGTTGGACTCACCACTTTCCGTCCACCCTACACGCCAACCACGTTCGGTATCTTCGCCGGCCAGTCGCGCGGCGATCTGTTCGATCCGCTGCGCAAGACGCCGATCCATGACTGGGCTGTGGCGCAGGGCGCTGTCTTCGAGGACGTCAGCTTGTGGAAGCGCGCGCATTATTTCCCGCAGCCTGGCGAAGACATGCATGCGGCGGTGGCGCGCGAATGCAAGGCGACGCGGCAGGCCGTCGGCATCTTCGATGCCACGACGCTCGGCAAGATTGAGGTGGTCGGCCGGGACGCCGCCGAACTGATGAACCGCATCTACACCAACGCCTGGACCAAGCTCGAGCCGGGCCGGCTGCGCTATGGCGTGATGCTGCGCGAGGACGGCTTTGTGATGGACGACGGCGTCGTCGGCCGCATGGCGCCGGACCGCTTTCACATCACCACCACGACCGGCGGCGCGCCGCGCGTGCTGGCGATGATGGAAGACTATATCCAGACCGAATGGCCCGATCTCGATGTCTGGCTGACCTCGACCACCGAGGAATGGGCCGTTATTGCCGTGCAGGGACCGCTGGCTCGCAAGGTGCTGGAGCCGCTCGTTGAAGGGATCGAAATGTCCCGCGAGGCGATGCCGCATATGAGCGTGCGCGAGGGCAAGATCTGCGGCGTGCCGACCCGGCTGTTCCGCGTCTCCTTCACCGGCGAGCTCGGTTTCGAGGTCAACGTGCCCGCCGGCTACGGTCGCGCGGTCTGGGAGGCGATCTTCGCCGCCGGCCAGCCCTACGGCATCACTCCGTACGGCACCGAAACCATGCATGTGCTGCGCGCCGAAAAGGGATTCATCATCGTCGGGCAGGAGACCGATGGCACGGTGACCCCGGACGACGTGGGCCTCGGCTGGGCGATCGGCAAGGCGAAGAAGGACTTCGTCGGCAAACGCTCGCTGGCGCGGCCGGCGATGGCGGCGATCGACCGCAAGCAGCTCGTCGGGTTGCTGACGGTCGATCCGAACACCGTGCTGGAGGAGGGCGCGCAGATCGTCGCCGATCCAAACCAGCCGATTCCGATGACCATGCTCGGCCACGTCACGTCGTCCTACTGGAGCGCGACGCTCGATCGCTCCATCGCGCTGGCGCTGGTGCGCGGCGGCCGCAGCCACATCGGCGAGCGTCTGTCGGTGCCGATGCCCGATGGGCCCGTGACCGTCGAACTGGTCGAGCCGATCTTCTACGATCCGAAGGGAGCGCGGCTCGATGCCTGA
- a CDS encoding sarcosine oxidase subunit gamma, whose protein sequence is MPDLATRENSLGRLASATRNIPSATLAVLPDTSKLVFRGRPAAVDVAGRAFGVPLPRKACRFSAKSDRAAYWLGPDEWLLQAGGEAPEALFASLDAALAGQSCSLVNVSHRSEAFALSGPEAAYILNHGCPLDLSLATFPVEMCTRTIFGKATIMLSRPAPDVFHIDVWRSFAPYVWQLLDEARREFA, encoded by the coding sequence ATGCCTGATCTTGCCACACGCGAAAATTCGTTAGGCCGCCTTGCGTCTGCTACGCGCAACATTCCGTCAGCGACGCTCGCCGTGCTTCCCGATACCTCGAAACTGGTGTTCCGCGGCCGTCCGGCGGCGGTCGATGTTGCGGGCCGGGCTTTCGGTGTCCCGCTGCCGCGGAAAGCTTGCCGTTTTTCGGCGAAGAGCGACCGTGCCGCCTACTGGCTTGGCCCTGACGAGTGGCTGCTGCAAGCGGGTGGCGAAGCGCCCGAGGCTCTGTTTGCAAGCCTCGATGCCGCACTGGCCGGTCAATCCTGTTCGCTGGTTAACGTCAGTCATCGTTCAGAGGCCTTTGCGCTGTCGGGTCCTGAAGCTGCCTACATCCTCAATCACGGTTGCCCGCTCGATCTGTCGCTGGCGACCTTCCCGGTCGAAATGTGCACGCGCACGATCTTCGGCAAGGCCACGATAATGCTGTCGCGTCCCGCGCCGGATGTCTTCCACATCGACGTTTGGCGCTCGTTCGCGCCCTATGTCTGGCAGTTGCTCGACGAGGCCCGCCGCGAATTCGCTTAA
- a CDS encoding L-serine ammonia-lyase → MIGVFELFKIGIGPSSSHTIGPMKAANAFAATVAKLDILARVDRVRVDLFGSLAWTGKGHGTDKAVMLGLSGESPDTIDPDTADSIVAGVRERKTLRFSGRRTIAFDAAKDIVFDGVGATPHHPNTLAMTTLDAHGNVLLSERWCSIGGGFVVREDEIGLPRPETEEPQPYPFRSGRDLLALGVASGRSIAEMMMANEVSRRPASDVEAYLDRVAMVMMTCIDRGMVTDGELPGGLNVRRRAPGMRRKLGEATGLNNRSSHEVMDWVSLYAIAVNEENAAGSRVVTAPTNGAAGIVPATLRYYRDHCAGADVEGERCFLLTASAIGALFKMNASISGAEVGCQGEVGSACSMAAAGLAAVLGGTNEQIENAAEIGMEHHLGMTCDPIGGLVQVPCIERNAFGAIKAINAASLALNGDGVHVVSLDKVIATMRETGRDMQSKYKETSLGGLAVNLPEC, encoded by the coding sequence ATGATCGGCGTCTTTGAGTTGTTCAAGATCGGCATCGGCCCGTCGTCCTCGCACACGATAGGGCCGATGAAGGCCGCGAATGCCTTCGCGGCGACGGTTGCCAAGCTGGATATCCTGGCCCGCGTTGACCGCGTGCGCGTCGATCTGTTCGGCTCTCTCGCCTGGACCGGCAAGGGCCACGGTACCGACAAAGCCGTGATGCTCGGACTTTCCGGCGAAAGTCCCGATACCATCGATCCGGATACGGCTGACAGCATTGTCGCCGGCGTTCGCGAGCGGAAAACACTGCGATTTTCCGGCCGTCGGACTATCGCATTCGATGCGGCGAAAGATATCGTCTTCGACGGCGTGGGGGCCACGCCGCATCATCCCAACACATTGGCCATGACGACGCTCGATGCGCACGGCAACGTGCTGCTGAGTGAACGCTGGTGTTCGATCGGCGGCGGCTTCGTGGTTCGTGAAGACGAGATCGGGTTGCCTCGGCCTGAAACCGAAGAGCCGCAGCCTTACCCGTTTCGCTCGGGCCGCGACCTGCTGGCACTCGGTGTCGCTTCGGGCCGCAGCATCGCCGAGATGATGATGGCCAATGAAGTCAGCCGACGTCCGGCCTCCGATGTTGAGGCCTACCTCGACCGCGTTGCCATGGTGATGATGACCTGCATCGACCGCGGCATGGTGACAGATGGCGAACTGCCTGGCGGTTTGAACGTCCGTCGGCGGGCCCCGGGGATGCGCCGCAAGCTCGGCGAGGCAACCGGCTTGAACAACCGGTCGTCACATGAAGTGATGGACTGGGTAAGTCTCTATGCCATCGCGGTGAACGAAGAGAACGCCGCCGGCAGTCGGGTCGTGACTGCGCCCACCAATGGCGCGGCCGGGATTGTTCCGGCAACGCTGCGCTACTATCGCGATCATTGCGCCGGAGCCGATGTCGAAGGTGAACGTTGCTTCTTGCTGACCGCATCCGCCATCGGCGCGCTGTTCAAAATGAACGCGTCCATCTCGGGTGCCGAAGTCGGCTGCCAGGGCGAGGTTGGCAGTGCCTGCTCGATGGCTGCGGCGGGCCTTGCGGCGGTTCTTGGCGGCACGAATGAGCAGATCGAGAATGCTGCCGAAATCGGTATGGAGCATCATCTCGGCATGACCTGCGATCCGATCGGCGGCCTGGTGCAGGTCCCCTGCATCGAGCGCAACGCGTTCGGAGCGATCAAGGCGATCAACGCCGCGTCTCTCGCGCTGAATGGTGACGGCGTGCATGTGGTGTCACTCGATAAGGTCATCGCGACCATGCGCGAGACCGGTCGGGACATGCAGTCGAAATACAAGGAGACCTCGCTCGGAGGTCTCGCCGTCAACCTTCCCGAATGCTGA
- the glyA gene encoding serine hydroxymethyltransferase — translation MTKYEINQFFSTDIADADPAIAAVIAGELGRQRDEIELIASENIVSHAVLQAQGSVLTNKYAEGYPGRRYYGGCQFVDVAEEIAIARARELFGCAFANVQPNSGSQANQAVFMALMRPGDTFMGLDLAAGGHLTHGARPNMSGKWFNVVSYGVRPEDQLIDMEALERLAHEHKPKVIIAGGSAYSRFWDFARFRAIADAVGAYLFVDMAHFAGLVAGGVHPSPFPHAHVVTTTTHKTLRGPRGGMILTNDEALAKKLNSAIFPGLQGGPLMHVIAAKAVAFGEALTPEFRTYARDVVDNARALAETLKRMGYAIVSGGTDNHLMLVDLRQKGLTGKIAEEALGRAGITCNKNGIPFDPEKPTVTSGVRLGTAAATSRGFGVAEFEVIGRLIATVLDAVAISNSGAAPGVEEAAKGEVAALTQAFPIYGLRPSAR, via the coding sequence ATGACAAAATACGAGATCAACCAGTTTTTCAGCACCGATATTGCCGACGCCGATCCGGCGATCGCGGCCGTCATCGCCGGCGAACTGGGCCGCCAGCGCGATGAGATCGAGCTGATTGCATCGGAGAACATCGTGTCGCACGCTGTTCTGCAAGCGCAAGGCTCGGTGCTCACCAACAAATATGCCGAGGGCTATCCGGGCCGCCGCTACTACGGCGGTTGCCAGTTCGTCGATGTCGCCGAGGAGATCGCCATCGCGCGCGCCAGGGAATTGTTTGGCTGCGCCTTTGCCAATGTCCAACCAAACTCCGGCAGCCAAGCCAATCAAGCGGTGTTCATGGCACTCATGCGTCCGGGCGACACATTCATGGGCCTCGATTTGGCAGCCGGTGGCCACCTGACCCATGGCGCCAGGCCCAACATGTCCGGCAAATGGTTCAACGTGGTCAGCTATGGCGTGCGCCCGGAAGATCAACTCATCGACATGGAAGCGCTGGAGCGTCTGGCTCATGAGCACAAGCCGAAGGTCATCATCGCGGGCGGCTCCGCCTATTCGCGGTTCTGGGACTTCGCCCGCTTCCGCGCGATTGCCGATGCTGTCGGCGCCTATCTGTTCGTCGATATGGCCCATTTTGCCGGCCTCGTGGCCGGCGGCGTGCATCCCTCGCCGTTTCCGCATGCCCATGTGGTGACGACGACAACCCACAAGACATTGCGCGGCCCGCGTGGCGGCATGATTTTGACCAATGACGAAGCATTGGCGAAGAAGCTCAATTCGGCGATCTTTCCGGGACTTCAGGGCGGGCCGCTGATGCATGTGATTGCGGCCAAGGCTGTGGCCTTCGGTGAGGCTCTCACCCCGGAATTCCGAACCTACGCGCGGGATGTCGTGGACAATGCCAGGGCATTGGCTGAGACGCTGAAACGCATGGGCTACGCTATCGTCTCCGGGGGCACGGACAATCACCTCATGCTTGTCGATCTGCGGCAGAAAGGTTTAACCGGCAAGATCGCTGAAGAGGCCCTTGGCCGCGCCGGTATCACTTGCAACAAGAACGGTATTCCTTTTGATCCGGAAAAGCCGACCGTGACATCCGGAGTTCGGCTTGGAACCGCGGCGGCGACGTCGCGCGGTTTCGGCGTCGCGGAGTTTGAGGTCATTGGCCGCCTGATCGCAACAGTGTTGGATGCCGTCGCAATCTCGAACAGCGGCGCTGCGCCGGGCGTTGAGGAAGCTGCGAAAGGCGAGGTGGCCGCGCTCACGCAAGCCTTCCCGATCTACGGCTTGCGCCCGTCGGCCCGATAG
- a CDS encoding prolyl-tRNA synthetase associated domain-containing protein, with amino-acid sequence MQSEEVLSYLERLGITAKTYEHAPVHTVDESRELRGNIPGVHTKNLFLRDSKKNFFLVVTCEETRINLKALGSRIGAKGGLSFGSPDALMQNLGVTPGSVSLLAAVNDTEKRVTIVLDEALLKASLINCHPLSNQFTTSLSPEGVAAFLSATAHTPLHVSFPDDG; translated from the coding sequence ATGCAAAGCGAAGAAGTCCTGAGCTATCTCGAACGGCTTGGCATCACAGCCAAGACCTACGAGCACGCCCCCGTTCATACGGTCGATGAATCGCGCGAGCTTCGAGGAAATATCCCGGGTGTTCATACCAAGAATTTGTTTCTTCGGGACAGCAAGAAAAATTTCTTCCTTGTCGTTACCTGTGAAGAGACCCGGATCAATCTCAAGGCGCTTGGGTCGCGGATTGGAGCCAAGGGAGGGTTATCCTTTGGATCTCCGGACGCGCTGATGCAGAACCTTGGCGTTACTCCGGGGTCGGTGTCCCTTCTCGCCGCCGTCAACGACACCGAGAAGCGGGTGACAATAGTGCTCGACGAAGCCCTGCTGAAGGCCTCACTGATCAACTGTCATCCGTTGAGCAATCAATTTACAACCTCGCTTTCGCCGGAAGGGGTTGCTGCATTTTTGTCCGCAACGGCGCACACGCCCTTGCACGTTTCGTTTCCAGACGACGGGTAG
- a CDS encoding recombinase family protein has translation MVISKSEAETVRTIFRLYLELGSFGKLVGELDRRKIVTKRRNTKVAKYNGGIPFTYGPLAHFLKNRIYIGETHYAGKWFKGEHPAIMDRSTFDRAQELLKSNTVKRKVKFSESGALLQGKLFDDKDNRMGPSFSSKNGVRYRFYVSTALRGRRHAAGSVTRVSAPEIESLVEAALAEKLQLPKDKVLAHVETIAVSDRWIRLALKQSNGKRSSIEIPWTPKPKGAAQVLTPSEAKVDQKLLKSIVRAHAWLDHLSSGRHASIEDLAAAADLHPKVIRQGLRLAFVRPDLTKAVLDGEATIELKHIPKLLPLSWSEQRRSVG, from the coding sequence CTGGTCATCAGCAAATCCGAGGCCGAGACCGTCCGAACGATTTTTCGTCTTTATCTGGAGCTGGGGTCATTCGGCAAGCTCGTTGGCGAACTTGACCGTCGGAAGATTGTGACCAAGCGCCGCAACACCAAAGTCGCCAAATATAACGGCGGTATTCCATTCACCTATGGTCCCCTCGCCCACTTCCTCAAGAATCGTATTTACATCGGAGAAACCCATTACGCCGGCAAATGGTTCAAGGGAGAGCATCCAGCGATCATGGACCGCTCTACATTCGACCGCGCGCAGGAACTGCTGAAATCCAATACCGTGAAGCGCAAGGTCAAATTCTCAGAAAGTGGCGCTCTGCTCCAGGGCAAGCTCTTTGACGACAAGGACAACCGCATGGGGCCGAGTTTTTCCAGCAAAAATGGCGTTCGCTACCGTTTCTACGTGAGCACCGCGCTCCGTGGTCGAAGGCATGCGGCCGGTTCCGTCACCCGGGTCTCGGCGCCGGAGATCGAAAGTCTTGTCGAGGCCGCGCTTGCCGAAAAGCTCCAACTGCCCAAAGACAAGGTTCTTGCTCACGTCGAAACGATCGCCGTGTCGGACAGGTGGATTCGGTTGGCGTTAAAACAATCAAATGGAAAACGAAGCTCGATTGAGATTCCGTGGACTCCAAAGCCGAAGGGCGCCGCGCAAGTACTTACGCCGTCGGAGGCCAAGGTCGATCAAAAGCTCCTGAAGTCAATTGTCCGGGCCCATGCCTGGCTCGACCACCTATCTAGCGGGCGTCATGCGTCCATAGAGGATCTCGCCGCAGCAGCGGACCTCCATCCTAAAGTTATTCGGCAAGGACTGCGGTTGGCGTTCGTCAGACCGGATCTAACCAAAGCCGTTCTTGACGGTGAAGCGACTATCGAGCTGAAGCACATCCCCAAACTGCTGCCCCTGTCATGGTCGGAGCAGCGTCGATCGGTCGGCTGA
- a CDS encoding DUF2924 domain-containing protein produces the protein MAQRIQEKAYGGLPAATRRLLEQLVKSAVAKPNGRLESPRRIKPGAELVRTWNRKTYRVAVLQSGFGYDGKTFDTLSEIATKITGTRWNGPRFFGLRPSQSENGDDLGK, from the coding sequence ATAGCCCAACGCATCCAGGAAAAGGCCTATGGCGGCCTTCCGGCCGCCACTCGGCGGCTTTTGGAGCAGCTTGTGAAGTCTGCAGTAGCCAAACCCAATGGGCGCCTAGAATCGCCCCGGCGCATCAAGCCCGGTGCCGAGCTGGTGCGGACTTGGAATCGAAAGACCTATCGTGTCGCGGTGCTCCAAAGCGGGTTCGGCTATGACGGCAAAACCTTCGATACCCTCTCGGAGATCGCCACCAAAATCACCGGGACGAGATGGAATGGTCCTCGATTCTTTGGATTGAGGCCGTCGCAGTCTGAAAATGGAGACGACCTTGGCAAATGA
- a CDS encoding VOC family protein — MIEGISAVTLGTHEMPRAVRFYRALGFEVLHGGEESSFTSFRAGTSYLNLIAQPAGRRWSWWGRIIFYVADVDALYDRALAAGYQPASVPRDAEWGERFFHLIDPDGHELSFARPLLPVSLQ; from the coding sequence ATGATCGAGGGGATTAGCGCGGTCACACTGGGCACCCACGAAATGCCACGAGCCGTCCGATTCTACCGCGCGCTAGGGTTTGAGGTCCTGCATGGCGGCGAAGAGTCTTCATTCACCAGCTTTCGAGCAGGGACGAGCTATCTCAATCTCATCGCCCAGCCTGCCGGGCGGCGCTGGTCCTGGTGGGGGCGGATAATCTTCTACGTTGCCGATGTTGACGCACTTTACGACCGCGCGCTCGCAGCAGGATACCAGCCAGCTTCCGTGCCCCGCGATGCCGAATGGGGTGAGCGCTTCTTCCACCTAATTGACCCCGATGGCCACGAACTCAGTTTCGCTCGGCCTTTGCTCCCGGTTTCCCTCCAATAG